In Geitlerinema sp. PCC 9228, the genomic window TAACGAGTCCGAACAATTTCGGATCGTCGGTTAAATACTCGACAAGAGTAGAGGTTGTACCTGCAAGATAAACACGTGCATAATGATAACAACCGCGAAGCACCATTTCTTTAGAAATCTTTTCTAAAGGTTCTTTGAAAGCAACAACCACTTCAGCACAAATGGAATTGAGAATCGTATAAAAAATCCAGGTAGCATATAAATCTGAACTTGTACACCATTGCAGTCTTGGTCCCAAAAATAAGACAAACCTAACAAACATTTCGTAATTGCAAAAACATTTTCAACACGCCAGCGACGGCGGTAGAGTTCCACCACCAGATGAGCAGGAAGAATATCTGGGTTGCGAACATTGGTTAAATAGTTGTACCATGGTCCATTTCACAAAACAGAAACTAGACGTAGGGGATGATGGCAAGAATTGTAATGATATATACCTAATTTCACAATTTCATCTCGATACCTTTGAGTTTGGGATAGGGTTTTGACTAAGTAATAGACGGCTTTTCACGCAGACGAGTCACAAAAAATTTTTTGTTCCCTAAAGTTTTTCAACAAATGGGTTAGCTCGCTTCAGCTGTTCACCCTGCGATTAACTAACGTTAACACCACCGCCACCATGACTGGCAAGGTTAATAAACGGTATCTCATGAGCTGACCATGAGTGTCTTGTTGACCTTTGAGGGTTTTGAAGGCGGCTGGAGTGAGACTCTTGAAAAAAGTTGCTCGATTTCTTCAATCTCAGGAGCTGGTACCTGGCAGCGACGTCGCAAATCTGGATTGCCATTTGGGTAGGAACGACGATGACCCATGGGTCATTTCCTCACTTATTGGTTATACTTTCAGTTTACTCCTTTTGGCTTCTTCTAGATCCGTTAAGTTGAAACCAGGACTCACGCGTTACGCCCCTACAAAAATACACCGTTTATTTATTGCAAACTTTTAAAGAAATGGTATTACGTTTAGCGTTTTACTATCAATGGCTATCACGTGAGCTTCTAGTTGCTGTGCCACTGCTGTTACCCACTCGCGAAAGCTGAATTCTAGTTGTTCTGGATCCAATTGGGCGAAAACGCGACGAAAAGTATCTTTAAGAAGGAATTGGAATTCCTTGCGGTAGCTCTAAAAATGTATTACCCTATTTTTGTAGTAAAGTCGAATGGTGATTTTCTACTGGGGATACTCGCATAAAATTGCGTCATCTCGATCCACGATTTGAGCCTAGAAAGGTAGTTTGACTTGCGTAAATCCCATAAATAGGTGGTTATTATGAGCTTAAGTAAATTATTATTTGCGGCTACTAGCTGTCAAATCGATGGTGAAACCAAGCAAGGAATCGTTTTAGCGATCGCATATGATGGTTATGAATTAGAAGCTGCCTACTTTTCGGATGATGATTCCGAGTTTCACTTTTGCTTTCAACCCAAGGTCGTGCTGAATCTTCATACTTATGATGACACTTATTATGGCTTTGCGAGCCCACCTTGGAAGTATCCTGACTTAAAAGAGTTGTTCGACTTTATAACGACACAATCCAAAGCCGCTTATTGGGGAACTTGGGTTCCTGAGAGCGCAATCATTCAAGGAGAAGCTACGCAAGCAATCCACACATTAAAGAAGTTCGTATCTAGAGTTTTACAGGCAATTCACGAAAAATCGAAACAGGATATTGAAGCATTAAAACAATTAACCCAAAGAGCAGAAGAATTTAAGGAAAGAGCCATTCAAATCGCCCAAAATCTTCAGCGAGAGGGCATAGATGTACGAGGGATTTTTACACAATTAGGTCGATGGGTTGTTGAGCAAACAATTGTCGCTACCCTTGAACTGCTTCCAGCAGACTGGCTGATATATTTAATTCAGGTAATTCGAGGAATCGACCAACAGAAAGCCCAACAGGAAGTTTTCGATTTACAAACAGAACATCCCGACGAAGCTCCCAGACAAATTGCCAGTCGCCTTATCCAAAATAAAGCTGTTTCCCTGGTTATCGATGAAACTGCCGGCGAAGTTTCAGAATATATTTTAGAAGGGGACAAAGAAGTACAAGTTGACTGGTATGCCAGCAACTATGCCCTGCAAGAGTTAATTTATCAAATCGGGGTTTGTTATGGTTTTCGAGAACTCGATCTTTACGAACAACTGGCTATCTTTGCTACAATTTACGCCAAACAAAAACTAAATTTGAGTTTTTTGGAAAACACGCCATTTGATTCTTTGGGTGGTCAGGTAACGATTAATGCTACCCTGAATTTCATCTCTTTCTACGCTATTGGTTATACCGCTCGAACCTACTATCAGTTGAAAACTGCTTTCCGAGGCAGTGTTTTTGAGTCCGAACAGAAATATAAAAAATTTAGCTATAATTTAGACATCTACATAAACCAGCAAGTTAGCGAACAAGACGAAATCAGCAATGTAGTTCGGGAAACCGTAGAGTTAAGCCAAGAGTTTGCGGAAATAGAACAAGAGGAAGAAGAAGCGGTTGCATCCCCAGTTCCAGAACCCCGTAAGGAAGAAAAAATCGCCCCACCGATTCAAAAACCTGACCAAATCGAACAATTTCGAGCTACAGGGGTATTGATAGCTTCTTGGCAGCCTGAAGAAGAAAATAATCGTTCGGGAGTATTGGTAACCCCTGATGGCTATGAGTTTCCTACGGTCATAGTTTCCCCAAATTGGTCACCCAGTCAGGAAGATTGCCATACACTTGCTGCTTGGAATATTTGGATAGAAAACTATTCTAAGGGTAAACTATCTTTTGGCTTGAAAGGTTTTCTCCACTATCCAGCAGGAGATATTAGTAGTCCAGATAATTTAATGGATCGCTTCTCGATTCGAGGTCTGATTGAGTACTGGAATGAAGAAGAAAATTTGGTGAAAGTAACTGTCGATGCTCAGAAAAACGAAACGCACAAAACAAGGACATCTCGCCAACAAATCCAACCTTTACATGTAGACCTATACGGACATTTACCCAATCTGCAAAAAGGAGCATTTTGGGAAATAGAAGCAACGCGAACAAAGAAATATTTGACCATTCTAAGGGGTAAAGAGGTATTTTCCCCGGATAGTCCGGAAAATCCCAGGCACAAATAGTGGGAAGATAGACAAAAATACTGGCGTTGTTGGCGATATCGCTAGTAGCAACTCCTAGCCATCCTCCTTGCGAAACTGGAACTCGCTTCTGGGGGGATGGTAGGCAAGGGCAAAAAATTCCCGGCTAGAGACAAGCGATCGCGATTGCCGATGCGCTACATTGGGAATGATAGCAATGGGAAAGTTAAAATAAAGGGAAAATCGTGACTCTGTCCTTTCAGATAGAACGCGGATTATTTGCTTTCGACGTTACCGACCATCACGCCATTTTGGGCATTCCCATGGATGCGTCGATGGGAGAAGTACGCAAGCGATATATCAAACTGGCGCGATTGCTACACCCGGATAGCTGTAAAGCCACGACGCCAGAAAAGCAACAACGAGCCATGCAGTTGTTTTCCAAATTGGTTAACCCGGCGTACAATACGCTGGTTAGCGATAGCAACTACGCCGAACACAAGATTTTGTTGCGTACCGTTTCCGAACGAACCCAGCAAGATTCCCCACAAATTACCTGGCAGTGGGAACCTGCCCAAAAATTGTTATCGGCTTCCCAGTGGGAAAATGACTACAAGCAAGCCATTGACGAACTAGCTGGCGAACAGTATCAAGACGTGGAGGCAGCTGTCGATACCATCGCCAAACTGAGCGAGTTAAATTTAGCTTATCTGATCCGTCAAGCCCAGACCACCACCAGCTATCCTTACCAAGGTACACAAAGCCAAGCTGCCAGTTCAGCAACTGGTAGCCAATCCAGTCACTCTTCGGCAGAAACCGCTTCTACTTCTGAGCCTGGGTCTTATGCCGATCGCTACTGTACCAGAGCCGAAGAACTCATCGCTAGCAATAGCTTGGATATGGCGAAGAAAGAACTGCAAGACGCCATTAAGCTAGACCCCAACCATGCCTACAGCCACGCTTTGCTAGGCAGCGTTTACTTAAAACAAAACCAACTAACTGTCGCCAAAGTTCATATCAACAAAGCCTTACAGCTTCACCCCCAACAAAGCAAAGCACTAGAGGCGAAGAAAAAATTAGACCGCTTGCAGGGGAAATCTACTGGCAAATCAGGCTCTAGCAAATCATCAAAGCCAGCCAAAGGCAAGAAAGGCAAATCTGATGGGGGATTGTTTGGCGGTCTGTTTGGCGGTAAGAAAAAATAAGCGATCGCCAAATCCAAGACAACTTTTTTCCAGCCGTGGTAGGATAGGAGCCGCCGTTAAAGGGAGCGGGGGTTTCTTCTACCCGAATTTACATGGAGAAGTTGAACTTTTACGACTTTCAACCCAAACCAGCCAATTTCCACGATGAGGTAATTCGCGGTTTGTCGCAACCGCAAAAAGGAATTGCCCCAAAATTTTTTTATGACAAGCGTGGTTCGGAACTGTTCGATCGAATTTGCGAAGTAGAAGAATACTATCCCACGCGAACAGAGGTCAGCCTGCTGCAGCAATACAGCCGCGAAATTGCCCAGTTGGTTGGGGAAAATGTCCTTTTAATTGAATACGGTAGCGGCAACAGTTCTAAGGTAAGAATTCTGCTCGATGCTTTTGCCAAACCAGCGGCGTATATGCCCATCGATATTTCTAAAGAACATATGATGCAGGCAACGGCGGAATTGGCTCAAAGCTATCCAGACTTAAATATTGTAGCTGTTTGTGCCGATTATACGCAAGATTTTTCTTTGCCAGCTACAGCAGCGAGGAAACGGTTTATTTTCTTTCCCGGTAGTACCATCGGCAATTTAGAACCGACAGCGGCGGTCAATCTGCTGCAAAAGGCTTGTCAAAAACTAACATCAGGAGATGCCATGTTAGTGGGAGCCGATTTAAAAAAAGACTCCAAACGCCTAGAAGCTGCCTACAATGACGCTGAAGGCGTAACGGCAGCTTTTAATTTAAATTTATTGACGCGAATTAACCGAGAACTACAGGGAAATTTCGATCTAAATGCTTTCAAACACTATGCATTTTACAATCCTGAATTCGGTAGAATTGAAATGCATCTGAAAAGTTTGGAAAACCAAAAAGTGCAAATCGGCGATCGCGAGTTTTCTTTTGATAAAGGAGAAACTATTCACACGGAAAGTTCCTACAAATACAGTCCGGAAGAATTTCAAGAATTGGCCCGCAAAGCTGGTTTTGTTCCCAGCAAAGTGTGGACCGATTCGGAACGTTTGTTTAGCTTGCATTATTTAAACGTTCCTTAGGGTTTCTTAGACCTTGCTCGAAGCATCTGGGTGGCAACAGCAATCTCTTCCCCACGACCCAGATGCTACCTGTTTTGGGAAAATTTGGGTGGAAGCGATCGCTTGTGCTAGCATAGATTTCATGTGGAATCCACACCGTCGAGACCCGATAGGTAAAATCGAAGAAGAGCCCTCTGTAGTCCCCATTGTCAAAGGGGACGGTTAACCAGATTTGGTATTCGTTTTTCACCAGCCAGCTTCTCCCAATTGGAATGGGTATTTTCGCTGGGTTGATAACAAGCATCTTCAGTTCCTCCCGGCTTATCAAAATTCCCTGGCTACCCAGAAGGATTTGGTTCCATTGCCACCGTATCTTTAGTATTTCTTGATGAATTGAGTGCCCATCCCGCTATCTTCTTTTTTTTTAGCCAATAACTGTCATTGTTCGTTCGATTTCTATTGAAAAAATTATGGGTAAAAACGACAAAATTAATATCTCTTGTCCGAGTGGCTTTCCAGAGTTTCTCCCACAGGAAAAACGCCTGGAACTGTACTTAACCGATACCATTCGCCAAGTTTTTGAACGCTATGGATTTACCCCCATTGAAACACCAGCGGTAGAACGTTTGGATGTATTGCAAGCCAAAGGAAACCAGGGGGATAACATTATTTATAGCTTGCATCCAGTGCTACCACCAGCGCGGCAAGCAGAAAAAGAACAAGCAGGCGACGACAGCGACAGTTCCTCCGAAGCCAGGGGATTGAAATTCGACCAAACCGTTCCCCTCGCTGCTTATATTGCCCGCCATTTGAACGAATTGAGCTTTCCGTTTGCACGGTATCAAATGGATACCGTCTTTCGCGGGGAACGCGCCAA contains:
- the egtD gene encoding L-histidine N(alpha)-methyltransferase; this translates as MEKLNFYDFQPKPANFHDEVIRGLSQPQKGIAPKFFYDKRGSELFDRICEVEEYYPTRTEVSLLQQYSREIAQLVGENVLLIEYGSGNSSKVRILLDAFAKPAAYMPIDISKEHMMQATAELAQSYPDLNIVAVCADYTQDFSLPATAARKRFIFFPGSTIGNLEPTAAVNLLQKACQKLTSGDAMLVGADLKKDSKRLEAAYNDAEGVTAAFNLNLLTRINRELQGNFDLNAFKHYAFYNPEFGRIEMHLKSLENQKVQIGDREFSFDKGETIHTESSYKYSPEEFQELARKAGFVPSKVWTDSERLFSLHYLNVP
- a CDS encoding J domain-containing protein; this encodes MTLSFQIERGLFAFDVTDHHAILGIPMDASMGEVRKRYIKLARLLHPDSCKATTPEKQQRAMQLFSKLVNPAYNTLVSDSNYAEHKILLRTVSERTQQDSPQITWQWEPAQKLLSASQWENDYKQAIDELAGEQYQDVEAAVDTIAKLSELNLAYLIRQAQTTTSYPYQGTQSQAASSATGSQSSHSSAETASTSEPGSYADRYCTRAEELIASNSLDMAKKELQDAIKLDPNHAYSHALLGSVYLKQNQLTVAKVHINKALQLHPQQSKALEAKKKLDRLQGKSTGKSGSSKSSKPAKGKKGKSDGGLFGGLFGGKKK